The genomic stretch TCAGAACCAGCCAGAAAGAACCTTGACTCCTTTGGAGAAAACcactcgcttttttttttttggctgtaccacgcggcttgtaggatcttagttcccagaccagggattgaacccgggccctcatcAGTGAAATCACCGAATcataaccaccggaccaccagggaattcttgCCACTCGCTTTTTAATTTTGGCTTCAAGCCTTCTGAttatgggagggagagaggggaggagtgCCCAGGGAGTATTAGGCTCTCAAGgcagaagacccaacacagaggGGTGTTGTGAGAATTAATACAAGTCATTTGTGCTCGTAGGATGCACTCTGTGCGCCAGGCAGCGTCCTAGGATCTTTACAGGTGTTAACTCATTGACTGCTCagactgttattatccccattctaaagatgaaaaaactgaggctaaaaactgggatttgaatccagggtCCAAAGATACTCTGTTCCCTCTCTGTATatacagcattttctttttaaatagtgtGTACTTCAGTAGAATGAGTGACTTAATGTCACAGGAAGTGACAACTAATCCTCGGTGCAGGCAGCTCAGGGATGCAGCAGCCATCTCGATGCGTGGTGGCCAAATGCTGCAACTTGGTGACCACTGATGGAGCCCGACGCTGAGCCCCAGAGGGCCCGAGGGGCCATTGAGTCCCTCAGCAGAGCAGGTGTGCCTCACCCCGGCCTTCAGCCTCCCAGCCTCATCCCACAGGGTCCAGGTACGAAAGTATGGGGAACAGAAGAAGCTGTTCATCTCTCCCGGGCTCCTCCCCGAAGCGCCCTCCGAACCAGAGCTCCCGAAGTCAGAGCACAGGGTCACCCCCAAGGTGGATGGCGGTGAGTCAGGGTGGCCATGCGGGCACGGAGGAGCGGGTGGGCAGGGCCGCTCCTCACGTCCCGCCCATCACTCTGCTGTGTGTCTATCTCTAAAGTCACCTGCTTGCCCCTGGCAGGGACCACTACTGCACCCGACAAGGCCAAGGTGAAACCCACAGGGTCACAAGGAGACCAGCAGGTATGGGGAagccagggcaggagggaggaagccCCGCCCCCGGGGGGGGCCGGCTGATGCTCCATGGAGGTCCTCTGTCCCCTCAGGGCATCGGTGGGAAGGACCAGGACCTGGTGTTGGGCCTGGGCCATCTCAACAACTCCTACAATTTCAGTGTGAGTGTCCGGGGGTAcccgcagcccctcccctccacagAGCGGGGACCCCCCACACTGagacctcctctcccctctgtctgccccacctcccagttccacgtGGTGATCGGCTCGAGGGCCGAGGAAGGCCAGTACAACCTCAACTTCCACAACTGCTACAACATGGTGCCAGGCCGGGAGCAGCCGTTCGACATCACGGTGAGCAGGGGTGAGGAGGGTGGGTAGCGGGTTCGCGGAGCGCTCGCTGCAGGCCAGGTACTCCGTGCCCATTTGGGAGACGGGAAGACTGATGCTCAGAAACAGGGAGTCGGCCAGCGGGAGAGCGGGAGAGCCGGAGACTCACACTCAGGGCCCCACAAGTCTGGAGCTAGTGCGCAATACCCCTGCCCACCGCTGTCCCCTCCCCAGGTAATGATCCGGGAGAAGAACCCCGAAGGCTTCCTGTCGGCGGCGGAAATCCCCCTCTTCAAGCTGTACATGGTCATGTCCGCCTGCTTCCTGGCCTCCGGCATCTTCTGGGTGTCCATCCTCTGCAAGAACACGTAATGCCCTTGCCCCTGGGGGTTCCCCACCTCCCCTCATCACACCTTCCCACTCCTACCCCTGACCGATGCCCTCCCACTCTCTTCTGTCCCTGACCCCGCTGCCAGGTACAACGTCTTCAGGATCCACTGGCTCATGGCAGCCCTGGCTTTCACCAAGAGCgtctctctcctcttccacagCGTGAGAGCCTTGGGCCGGGAGCAGGATGGGGTGGGCTGGGGTCTCAGGGGCCAGGAAAAAGCCCCTACAAGCCACTCCTCAAATCTCTGCAGACCCTGGGCTTGGGAGTTCCATTTGTCCGTACATGTGTCCATCCATTTTATCACTGTGGCCAGCTGTGCATCCAGTCCTGTGCAGCTGTGACCGCCCACCTTTCCGTCTGACTGTCTGTGGGTCCAGCTGTGACTGTCCACCGGGCTGACTGTCTAACTGTCCATCCACCCAACTATGACCTTCCCTCCATTGTCATGGCTGTGACTGTTTAGCCATCTGTCCGGCCACCGTTCTGGCCGTGACTCTCCCTTTCTCAGTCCACTCACCATCCTGATCATGACCTTCTGTTCAGTCCACTTCTGGCCACCCATCCGACAGTGATTGTCCGTGTTCCCAAACCACCACCATCCACCCTCTCCATCCCCCCGTCCATCTGTCTGAccgtccatccgtccatccacctCCAGATCAACTACTACTTCATCAACAGCCAGGGCCACCCCATCGAAGGCCTCGCTGTCATGCATTACATCACGCATCTGTGAGTGCCCTTCTCTGCTGGGGCCAGGAGGCGGGCAGGGGAGGGCTGGGCCCCCGAGTCTcaccacaccccctgcccccctccgCCAGGCTGAAGGGCGCCCTCCTCTTCATCACCATCGCCTTGATCGGCTCTGGCTGGGCCTTCGTCAAGTACATCCTGTCCGACAAGGAGAAGAAGGTCTTCGGGATCGTGATCTCGCTGCAGGTGCACATGGAGGCCCCAGGGTGGGCAGGTGGACAGGAGCGCAGGCTGGGCCCACCCATCCCACCCCCGTCCCGCAGGTCCTGGCCAACGTGGCCTACATTGTCATCGAGTCCCGTGAGGAGGGCGCCAGCGACTACGGCATCTGGAAGGAGATCCTCTTCCTGGTGGACCTCATCTGCTGCGGCGCCATCCTCTTCCCCGTGGTCTGGTGAGGACCCCCACCCGACCCCCTCGCCTGCAGGCACGGGTGGAGGCAGTGCTGACTGCCCCCCACATCACCCACTCCTTCCCAGGTCCATCCGACATCTCCAGGACACGTCTGGCACTGATGGGAAGGGTGAGGCTGTGCCCTCGGCCTGCTCCTGGTCCCTCTTGCCGACCCCTGGATGCCCCTGCCATCCCCTCTGACtgcctcttcctgcctctccaccCCCTCACCATCCTGGGACATCCCCCTCCACACTGTGCCCCTGAGACACTCACCCAAATGTCCTCCTGTCCCCAGCCCTTCTCCACCCCTGTCCCCTTCATCCCgcccccagcctccttcccttgACCCCCACTCTCTGTGCCTACCCCTCAGTGGCAGTGAACCTGGCCAAGCTGAAGCTCTTCCGGCATTACTATGTCATGGTAGGAGCCCTGTGCGCGCTCGGGAAGTTTGGGAGGGGGAACAACCCGCCCGTGGGCACACGCACCCTAACCCCTCCATCTGCAGTCCCTCGgagccccgcccccctccccaggcatCCCCAGTGGTCCTCAGCCCTGTGCCCACCCGTGTCCCTGCAGGTCATCTGCTACATCTACTTCACACGGATCATCGCCATCCTGCTGCGGGTGGCCGTGCCTTTCCAGTGGCAGTGGCTGTACCAGGTGAGCACTGAGGCCccaggtggggtggagggtggcccAGAcaatggaggtggaggtgggggcgtGTGCCTGACACTCCCACTCTGCCCCCTCGGCCCCCAGCTCTTGGTGGAGGCCTCCACTCTCACCTTCTTCGTGCTCACGGGCTATAAGTTCCAGCCCACAAGGGATAACCCGTACCTGCAGCTGCCCcaggaggatgaggaggatgtGCAGATGAAGCAAGTGtgagccctggggctggggtgggtggggcttgGGCAGCAAGCggccgggcgggcggggctgTGAGTGCAGGTGGGTGGAGCCTGGGGCGGGGCCAAGATGCTCTGGGGTGGGTGTGGTGGGCTGAGTGGGCGGGGCCTGGCTCCCCTCGGCTCATGGACTATCTCCTTACTGTCTGCCTGCAGAATGACCGATTCTGGGTTCCGCGAAGGCCTGTCCAAAGTCAACAAAACAACCAGCGGGCGAGAGCTGTTGTGATCATGTCCCTGCCTCGGACACTCCTTCATCCCTCTTCATCCACCTCTCTTCACACATTCCCTGCTCTGGCTTCTCCCAAAGAgcgtgtggggaggagggggccggtGCTCATAAGGCACCCAGCTCCCTGGGACCTGAGTTCCTGGAGCCCGTTCAGAAGAAGACAGACAGCCCCCCTCCCTCACAGATGTTGAGCACCCTGTCCCCACTGGCAGCTGTACGATAATGACCGATCTGTATTGCTACCccagtttcttgcctttctggGGGTTGAGAGCTAATGCAGAGGTTATGTTTGAAATTGAGAGATCCTTGGGGGGCACGGGGCGGGGAGAGGTTGCAGTATCCATTGCTTTgcacattcaataaatgttaattgagcGACCACTGCCTGCCGGGCCCTGTGCTGGGTCCTGAGGACAGAGCAGTGACCAGGACCCATCCGGTCCCAACACTCAAGGTGTCACCAGACGGTTCCATCACAGGGCCCTGACCCAGCCTGGGGAATCAGAGGTGAGCAGAGAGAGTGGGGAAAGACTCAGGCCCAGATGAggggacagcatgtgcaaaggctggaggggagaaaagaatGGTGATTGGATGACTCACAAGCGGCTCAGGCTGAGTGCTGTATGCCACACCCTATTCTAAGGCTTCCAGGGTCTTTAACTCTTGAAAAGCTTATGAGGCACAGAAAGgctatgtaacttgcccaaggtaacacagcAAACAAGTTGTTAGAAGGCTCAGGACTCAAAAACACcagcagtctggttccagagctgCCCATTCCCTCTGCGTGCACTGCCCCTCTGTACCTAGACTCCCTGCCACCAAGCCTCTTGACCTTGCCCCCATTTGCTCTGTGACTCTGTTAAGTggtttaacctctctgtttccttGCATGTAAAATGGGGACCCCGTAGAGTTGAGTATCACACATGATAATAGGAGTCTGGCTCAGCACAGTGCCCTGCAACACAGCCTGACCTTTCATGGATTTCTCTGAACCTTGAGGAGTTCAGATTAGAGATGCACCTGtaacacacctgcacacacacctgTGGGCAGACCGCCATGATGCATTTCTTCCCCCGCCCCACTTCACTCTTTAACTAGAATGCTCTGAACCTATTTTGCAGCTCTGAAAAATACTCCTTGGTGGGGACCACAGGCATGGGCCAGGGGGAGGGAATCAGGCTGGGGTCAAGGCTTCCTGCAAGCGGAAATGTGTCTAACTAGGGCCCAGATGAATATATAGCCCAGCCAGACAAAGGAGGAAGTGGGAAGGCATTGCAGACTGAGGAAATTATGCAGCAAGGCAATGCCCGGAATAGCTTGCAAGCTCCACTGCAGGTCTGGCTTGGCCAGTGGGAGGGCAAGAGCAGCTGGCAGAAGCCTAAAAGCAGGCAGACACACTTGGACTTGATTCTGGGGCCCACGGGAGCCAAGGAAGAGTTTAAAGCAGGGCGGGACGTGGTAGTACAGGGATGGTGTTTTACCCCACGTGCATGCTGGGGTGGGCAGAGTCATGGCTCTCCCAAGTTGTCCCCGCCCTAATCCCCAGAGCCTGTGACTATGTTCCCTTACTTGACAAGAGGCACTTGGCAGGTGTACTTCAATTAAGAATCTTAGAAAGAGGGATGATTCTGGATTATTCGAGTGGGTGCGTTGTCATTACAAGGGTCCTTTtaagagggaggcgggagggtcaGGATCAGAGAATGAGATGTGATGCTGTAAACAGGCTAGCGTGAtgcactttgaagatggaagaaggggccactagccaaggaatgcaggcagccccTGGAAGCTGGAAAAACCCAGGaacggattctcccctagagcctccagaaggaacacagccctactGACACCTCAGTTTCAGACTTCTGCCCTGCAGAACTGCAGTATaataaatgtattgttttaagccaccagggTTGTGATCATCTGTTAACAGCAGCAGTCAGAAACTCATACAGTTTAGGAGCACAAACTCTGGAGCCCAGCTGCcgggttcaaatctcagttctcaCCAGCTAGAGGATCTTGGGCAAGTGGCCAAagccctcagtttctttacctgtaaaacgGGGATAGTAATAGCACCTAAGGCATTTGgaataaacaaattagatgcatAAAATCGTTAAGATGCTGTA from Physeter macrocephalus isolate SW-GA chromosome 2, ASM283717v5, whole genome shotgun sequence encodes the following:
- the GPR108 gene encoding protein GPR108 isoform X1, which encodes MAVSGRRGLARGIPAEWGQRLLLLLLLGGCSGRIHRLTLTGEKRADIQLNSFGFYTNGSLEVDLSLLRLGLQETDEKAPLVGFSLTRVRSGSVPSYSSRDPHDCPLWKNSSNLLVLFLINTKDLQVQVRKYGEQKKLFISPGLLPEAPSEPELPKSEHRVTPKVDGGTTTAPDKAKVKPTGSQGDQQGIGGKDQDLVLGLGHLNNSYNFSFHVVIGSRAEEGQYNLNFHNCYNMVPGREQPFDITVMIREKNPEGFLSAAEIPLFKLYMVMSACFLASGIFWVSILCKNTYNVFRIHWLMAALAFTKSVSLLFHSINYYFINSQGHPIEGLAVMHYITHLLKGALLFITIALIGSGWAFVKYILSDKEKKVFGIVISLQVLANVAYIVIESREEGASDYGIWKEILFLVDLICCGAILFPVVWSIRHLQDTSGTDGKVAVNLAKLKLFRHYYVMVICYIYFTRIIAILLRVAVPFQWQWLYQLLVEASTLTFFVLTGYKFQPTRDNPYLQLPQEDEEDVQMKQVMTDSGFREGLSKVNKTTSGRELL
- the GPR108 gene encoding protein GPR108 isoform X2, producing MAVSGRRGLARGIPAEWGQRLLLLLLLGGCSGRIHRLTLTGEKRADIQLNSFGFYTNGSLEVDLSLLRLGLQETDEKAPLVGFSLTRVRSGSVPSYSSRDPHDCPLWKNSSNLLVLFLINTKDLQVQVRKYGEQKKLFISPGLLPEAPSEPELPKSEHRVTPKVDGGTTTAPDKAKVKPTGSQGDQQGIGGKDQDLVLGLGHLNNSYNFSFHVVIGSRAEEGQYNLNFHNCYNMVPGREQPFDITVMIREKNPEGFLSAAEIPLFKLYMVMSACFLASGIFWVSILCKNTYNVFRIHWLMAALAFTKSVSLLFHSINYYFINSQGHPIEGLAVMHYITHLLKGALLFITIALIGSGWAFVKYILSDKEKKVFGIVISLQVLANVAYIVIESREEGASDYGIWKEILFLVDLICCGAILFPVVWSIRHLQDTSGTDGKVAVNLAKLKLFRHYYVMVICYIYFTRIIAILLRVAVPFQWQWLYQLLVEASTLTFFVLTGYKFQPTRDNPYLQLPQEDEEDVQMKMTDSGFREGLSKVNKTTSGRELL